In Acinetobacter wanghuae, the sequence GCGCATCCAAAAGTGAAATGGGTCAATTACGCAGGACTTAAAGATCACCCACAGCATGCTTTGGCTCAAAAATACGTGAAGGGTAAACCTTCTGCAATTTTGACCTTCGGGGTACAAGATGGACGCGAGGGCGGCACACGCTTTATTGATGCACTACAATTATTTACCCGTTTGGTGAATATTGGTGATGCAAAAAGCTTAGCCTGTCACCCTGCAACCACGACTCATCGTCAGTTGAATGCGGAAGAACTGAAATCAGCAGGTGTCAGTGAAGATATGGTTCGTTTATCGATTGGTATCGAGCATATTGATGATTTAATTGCAGATTTAGAACAAGCGCTCGCAACGGTTTAAATTCAAGTAAGCATCAAGTCCAAAATTAGACGCCACTCGAAAGAATGGCATTTTTTATTTTCAAGCAAAAGTCATTTGCAATTTCTTTCATTTGTGATAAAAGTTAAATGAAAAAGCGAGTAAAAATAGAGCATTTACTCTAAAATTTATTTATTTTTCAATAGCTTAATGTTTTGATTTTTTCTTAGAATTGGCTATCATCATTGTATTCAAAATGCTTCTCTTTCAAATTATATTTGCCAGAACATTTTATAAAAATGATTTCAACTCACTTTCATGAGGAAGCCTGACGTGAAAGCTAAACTACAGAAAAAATTGCAAGAAAAAGTAAATGGTAAAACCATCTTAATTACAGGTGCTTCAAGCGGTATCGGACTCACAACAGCCTATCGATTAGCCGATGCAGGCGCACATATTTTACTAGTTGCGCGAACCAAAGACACCTTAAATCAAGTCAAACAAGAGATTGAAGCCAAAGGTGGTAAAGCGTCTGTTTTCCCGTGTGATTTAAATGACATGGACTCCATTGATGCGGTTTCCAAACAAATTATTGCCACTGTCGATCAAATTGATATTTTAATTAATAACGCAGGGCGTTCAATCCGCCGTGCGGTACATGAATCGACCGATCGTTTTCACGACTTTGAACGCACGATGCAACTCAATTATTTTGGTTCAGTACGTTTAATTTTAAATATTTTACCGCAAATGATGATTCGTCGTGATGGGCATATTATCAACATCAGCTCGATTGGTGTTTTAGCAAATGCGACCCGTTTCTCAGCTTATGTAGCATCAAAAGCAGCACTCGACGCATTCAGTCGCTGTCTATCTGCTGAAGTGCACTCACATCGCATTGCGATTACGTCGATTTATATGCCATTGGTGCGTACACCTATGATTGCACCGACCAAAATTTATAAATATGTGCCAACGCTATCCCCTGAACAAGCAACGGATCTGATCGCATATGCCATCATTAAACGACCGAAAAAAGTCGCAACAGGACTGGGACGACTGGCTTCAATTACCTATTCAATTGCACCTGATATCAATAATAAACTCATGTCGATTGGCTATAACCTCTTCCCAAGTTCATCGGCTTCAGTCGGTGGGCAGCAGAAACTGAATTGGGTACAAAAAGCATATGCACGCTTGTTCCCAGGTGAACATTGGTAATCCATCATCAATAGACAAGCCGCCTTCGGGCGGTTTTTATCTTTTTAACATAAAAGATTTAAATAAATCGAACGACAAGTCCTGTCATTTAACCAAGATTTTTTCGCGCAAAATGTTTTAGATCACGTACACTATGGACGGATATTTTTGATCCGTATTTTTAGATTTTGATTCAACAAATGGAAACTCTTATGAACAATGTGCAATGGCTCGATGAAGTAAAATTTAACGAACAAGGCTTAGTGCCTGCTATTGCTCAGCATCATCAAAGCGGTCGTGTGTTGATGGTGGCGTGGATGAACCGTGAGGCATTAACATTAACCGCTGAAAAAAACCAAGCGGTGTATTTCTCACGTTCACGCAATAAATTGTGGCATAAGGGTGAAGAATCAGGTCATTTCCAAACCGTACATGAAATCCGTTTGGACTGCGATGCTGACGTGATTGTGTTGCAAATTGAACAGCATGGTGGCATTGCTTGTCATACCGGTCGCGAGTCTTGTTTCTACCGTAAATTAACTGCAAATGGTTGGGAAATTGTCGACGCACAAATTAAAGACCCTGCTGCAATCTACGGTGAAAAATCAATAAATCCACATACGCTTGCGATGAATGCATCCAATGCCCAATCTGAACAAGTGGAAGTATTGTCTTACCTTGGTCAAATGATGGCAGAGCGTAAACAGGCAGATCCCGATTCATCGTATGTGGCAAAGCTTTACCATAAAGGCTTAAACAAAATTTTAGAAAAAGTCGGTGAAGAGAGTTTTGAAACAGTTCTTGCCGCAAAAGAATTCCAAGCGAAAGCTTCTGTAGACAATAAAAATGATTTGATCTATGAAGTCGCAGATCTATGGTTCCATACTATTGTGATGCTCGGTTACTTCGATCTTGATGTACAGTTGGTCTTAAATGAACTCGCACGTCGTCAAGGTTTATCTGGTTTGGTTGAAAAAGCCAATCGTCAGCACTAAGCCTTGAACTTACCTGTGTCTATTCAAAAACCCACTGCGACTTATGAGCAAGCCACTGCTATTGATAACGCACGTCTGGGCAAATCCTTTAAAGTCATTGCTTATGCAGGCACAGGTAAAACCACAACCTTACAAATGATTAGCGATGCCATGCCCGAGCGGCGTGGCATGTATTTGGCATTTAATAAAGCCATTGCCAGTGAAGCACAATCCAAGTTTCACCGTGGGGTCGATTGTCGTACTTTTCACTCCCTTGCATTTCGCAGTGTTCCACGTGGAGTCACCGACAAATTACGCTTACCACGCTTAAGCCCAAGCTTTATTGCCAAAGAATATCGTTTAGAACCGATGACGCTACGTCGTATGATGGGCGGACGCTTTGAAAAATATGTCCTCATGCCCTCGCGCCTTGCAAGTTTAGTGGCGAATGCGGTCAGTTACTTCTGTTCAACCAGCTCGCAGTACCCTGCCCCACGACATATTCAAGCACCCAGTTGGTTACATCCCGATGATATTGAAGCCTTACAAAAAAGGCTGTATCCCGCGGTTGAACGTCGTTGGTTAGAATCGATTGATCCGAATCATCAAGCGGGTATTGGACATGATATTTATTTAAAACTATGGGCATTGTCTGAGCCCAATATTCCTGCCGACTATGTATTGTTTGATGAAGCACAAGATGCTGATCCACTCATGCTTGGAATTTTGCTGAAACAGCGCAATACCCAAGTGATTTATGTCGGTGATGCTCATCAACAGATTTATGCTTGGCGTGGTGCAGTCAATGCTATGCAACAACTGCCCTTACCTGAATCGCGCTTAACCACATCATTCCGTTTTGGTGAAGAAATAGCATTGAATGCCAATGCGATTTTAGGTGCGTTAAAAGAAACTGTTCCACTTTTGGGTAATCCGCTTTTAAATTCTAAAGTCGTCAATAAACCACATACCAAAATGCGTGATGCGATTTTATGTCGTACCAATGCGCGTGCGATGGAATTATTACTTTCAGGATTGGTCAGTGGCGATAAAGTGAGTCTGCAAGCAGATCATGTGAAGCTGAATCGTTTTGTCGATGCTGCAGCGATGCTGAAACAAGGCAAACGTGTCATCGATGTGCCTGAATTGGCTTGGTTTAATTCATGGCATGACGTACACGAATACTGTGAAACCAACGATGGCAGTGACATTAAACCCTTGGTTAAACTTGTCGATGAGCACGGGACTGAGCCTTTAAAACGTGCTTTAGCGAAGATTACCCCGATTGGTCAAGCTGACTATATTATTTCTACGGCGCATAAAGCCAAAGGTTTGGAATGGGAACGCGTACACATCGAGGACGATTACCAATTCAAACTCAATGAAAAAGACCATAAAATTAGTGACGAAGAGTTACGATTACTTTACGTGGCGTGTACACGTGCTAAAGTGAGTTTAAATATTCACCACATTTATGACCTGATTCAACAGTTGAAAATCACCATGCCACAATCCCTAAGAAAGGTGGCAGGCTAATTTGGCATAGATGTCGGCACACAGGATTCGTGGTCTATGCAAGTCAAATCATTACAACTCAAACATGTCCTTCATTTTTCGAATATTACGCTGAATTTCGACTATACAAATGCGCCCATCACGCTCATTTTAGGCAACCAAGGCTCAGGTAAAACCACGCTGCTCCGTTTTTGCTATCAAAGTTTAACTTGGTTTGCAGCACGGCAACGCGATATCCGTACAGCCGGCTTGGTGATGCTGGATCAAGACATCATGCACAACCGTTTGCAATCCAAAGTTGAAATTAAAGTTCATTTCCCTGAAGAAATCGGTTCATTCCCTGAATCAAGTGATTTAAGCGATGTGTCAAAGCAGGATTGCACATGGCAAATGTATAAAACCTTAAATTCACAAGGCGTTGGCTTAAGCAAAGTGGAAACTCAGCAGCTCGAAAGCATGCTGAATTTGTATCAAACAGCTTTAAAGAAAGATCCATTACTCGGTTTACCTTTAATTGCTTACTATCCAGCGGAACGCTTCGTGAATGAAGTCAATTTGATCAGTAAGAATAATCCGCTCATTTTTCAACCCACACATGCTTATGAGCTAACTGCAATTCCGTTCACCACTTTTGCGCGTTTTTTTGAGTGGTTTCGTGAAATTAGCGACATTGAAAATGCACAAAGTACTGCCACGATTCAAAGCATTTTAAAACATGCGCAAAATGACCAGAGTTCAACAGATGCCATCACAGAGCATTTAGCAAAGATGACTGCCAACGTGCATGCGCCAAGTCTGCAATCCTTCAAAGATGCGCTAGCAATTATTGTTCCTGAAGTCAGTGATCTTTATCTAAAATATCATCCAAAATTACAATTGATGGTCGGTTATCAAAATACCGTCATGAACTTCCAACAACTGCCGAACAGTATTCGCAATTGGGTGGCATTGGTCGGTGATGTGGTACGTCGGCTGTGTATTTTAAATCCCAATAGCCTATTTCCGTGTCAGGAAGGCAATGGCATTTTAATGATTGACGCGATTGATCATCAATTGGATCAAGATCATGCGAGTACGATTCTAAATCGTCTCCATCAAGCATTTCCAAATGTGCAGATTATTGCAACTGCACATCGTGAAGAATTACTTGAACACGCACATGACTTTCAATGCTTGAGACTGGAAAATAAAAAATTACTACCGATTCAACTTGAAGCTAATCAATTCCAACTTGAGCAAATTTATGCAGAATTAACTACGAATATAGTGAAGGATGATACAAATAGTGCAGTTGATGCATTGATAGAACCCATTACCGAAACGGTCAGCGTGACATCCATGTTTGAATCTATTCAGCAATTGCTTTCAGCTGAGCAACAACAGGAACTTAAAAACTTATTGGAACACGCTCAGGATTCATCTTCACCCAATACTTCAAAATCAAGATTTAATCCATAACATCAAAAATCAAGTTGAAGTCTATAAAGGCACGTATGCATTTTTCTCAATAAAACGCCTCAACTTTATCTTAATTTTCTGTGAGATTGAGTCGGACTGTATAGACATGCACCCCATAAAAAAGCATGTAAGCGTATAATCTACATGAGCAACATAAAAAGATTGATGTTGTGGTTATCCTGTAATATGATCGGTTTTACTTGCAATTTTCATTGTAAAATCGGATTTTGCAATCGATTATTCG encodes:
- a CDS encoding SDR family NAD(P)-dependent oxidoreductase gives rise to the protein MRKPDVKAKLQKKLQEKVNGKTILITGASSGIGLTTAYRLADAGAHILLVARTKDTLNQVKQEIEAKGGKASVFPCDLNDMDSIDAVSKQIIATVDQIDILINNAGRSIRRAVHESTDRFHDFERTMQLNYFGSVRLILNILPQMMIRRDGHIINISSIGVLANATRFSAYVASKAALDAFSRCLSAEVHSHRIAITSIYMPLVRTPMIAPTKIYKYVPTLSPEQATDLIAYAIIKRPKKVATGLGRLASITYSIAPDINNKLMSIGYNLFPSSSASVGGQQKLNWVQKAYARLFPGEHW
- the hisIE gene encoding bifunctional phosphoribosyl-AMP cyclohydrolase/phosphoribosyl-ATP diphosphatase HisIE, whose protein sequence is MNNVQWLDEVKFNEQGLVPAIAQHHQSGRVLMVAWMNREALTLTAEKNQAVYFSRSRNKLWHKGEESGHFQTVHEIRLDCDADVIVLQIEQHGGIACHTGRESCFYRKLTANGWEIVDAQIKDPAAIYGEKSINPHTLAMNASNAQSEQVEVLSYLGQMMAERKQADPDSSYVAKLYHKGLNKILEKVGEESFETVLAAKEFQAKASVDNKNDLIYEVADLWFHTIVMLGYFDLDVQLVLNELARRQGLSGLVEKANRQH
- a CDS encoding UvrD-helicase domain-containing protein, with protein sequence MSIQKPTATYEQATAIDNARLGKSFKVIAYAGTGKTTTLQMISDAMPERRGMYLAFNKAIASEAQSKFHRGVDCRTFHSLAFRSVPRGVTDKLRLPRLSPSFIAKEYRLEPMTLRRMMGGRFEKYVLMPSRLASLVANAVSYFCSTSSQYPAPRHIQAPSWLHPDDIEALQKRLYPAVERRWLESIDPNHQAGIGHDIYLKLWALSEPNIPADYVLFDEAQDADPLMLGILLKQRNTQVIYVGDAHQQIYAWRGAVNAMQQLPLPESRLTTSFRFGEEIALNANAILGALKETVPLLGNPLLNSKVVNKPHTKMRDAILCRTNARAMELLLSGLVSGDKVSLQADHVKLNRFVDAAAMLKQGKRVIDVPELAWFNSWHDVHEYCETNDGSDIKPLVKLVDEHGTEPLKRALAKITPIGQADYIISTAHKAKGLEWERVHIEDDYQFKLNEKDHKISDEELRLLYVACTRAKVSLNIHHIYDLIQQLKITMPQSLRKVAG
- a CDS encoding AAA family ATPase, giving the protein MQVKSLQLKHVLHFSNITLNFDYTNAPITLILGNQGSGKTTLLRFCYQSLTWFAARQRDIRTAGLVMLDQDIMHNRLQSKVEIKVHFPEEIGSFPESSDLSDVSKQDCTWQMYKTLNSQGVGLSKVETQQLESMLNLYQTALKKDPLLGLPLIAYYPAERFVNEVNLISKNNPLIFQPTHAYELTAIPFTTFARFFEWFREISDIENAQSTATIQSILKHAQNDQSSTDAITEHLAKMTANVHAPSLQSFKDALAIIVPEVSDLYLKYHPKLQLMVGYQNTVMNFQQLPNSIRNWVALVGDVVRRLCILNPNSLFPCQEGNGILMIDAIDHQLDQDHASTILNRLHQAFPNVQIIATAHREELLEHAHDFQCLRLENKKLLPIQLEANQFQLEQIYAELTTNIVKDDTNSAVDALIEPITETVSVTSMFESIQQLLSAEQQQELKNLLEHAQDSSSPNTSKSRFNP